The Papaver somniferum cultivar HN1 chromosome 3, ASM357369v1, whole genome shotgun sequence genome includes a region encoding these proteins:
- the LOC113360067 gene encoding uncharacterized protein LOC113360067, with the protein MGILQAIDARISIWLHKLLSKAARTTLIKHIGQDIPLFQMRAFLIPKHLCKQMDSHLCKFWWGKTLDPKDRKLHLLGWDILCSPKAEGGLGFRKAELNNLAMLARNAWRILENPNCLLVTVLKAKYFSKTDFLNAKCTAKCSWTWKCLHAIKELIKPFISWIIGDGQFIDPWCDKWIPSQGSATPTPLVPPD; encoded by the coding sequence atgggtattctccaagccaTTGATGCCAGGATCTCTATCTGGCTTCACAAGCTTTTATCCAAAGCTGCTAGGACTACTCTGATCAAGCACATTGGTCAAGATATCCCCCTTTTTCAAATGAGAGCTTTTCTTATCCCTAAACACCTTTGTAAACAGATGGACTCTCACCTCTGTAAATTCTGGTGGGGTAAAACTTTAGATCCCAAAGATAGAAAGTTGCACCTTCTTGGCTGGGACATTTTATGTTCCCCTAAAGCTGAAGGGGGTTTGGGGTTCAGGAAGGCTGAGTTAAACAACCTAGCAATGCTTGCTAGGAATGCCTGGAGAATCCTGGAAAATCCAAACTGTCTTTTGGTCACTGTTCTTAAGGCCAAGTACTTTTCCAAAACTGATTTTTTGAATGCTAAGTGTACTGCTAAAtgttcttggacttggaagtgcTTGCATGCTATTAAGGAGCTCATAAAACCTTTTATTTCTTGGATTATtggggatggtcaatttattgatccttggtgtgataaatggattccCTCTCAGGGTTCTGCCACACCCACCCCTCTGGTCCCTCctgattag